From Erigeron canadensis isolate Cc75 chromosome 5, C_canadensis_v1, whole genome shotgun sequence:
TAGCAATCCCATGTGTTAGGAATACTTGCCTGTATACCCAGACCCTTTGGCCATTTGAAATGAGATACTTAATTTTTGGGAGGATCGTAGTTTCCCAGTCATTCCAGCTCGTGATAAAAGAATCTCTGCAATAATTTTTATGAACATTAATATGAAGAAGATTCATACAGAAGTCTATGAGATTGATCCAAGGGCCGGGTACCTGCATAAATCCCATGATGTAGGTTTCACGTTTAATGCCTTTTGAACAGCAGAGGTATTGAGATAGTCTACCAGGATATTTTGCCAACATGGGTCAAATTCATTTATCTGAAAgatgaatatatatgtaataagaTGATCAAAATCTGCAGTTCCACAAATCATAGCTAGGTAAACGAACAATGCATTAACTAAATTTCTTACTGAACCAGTTGTAGCAGAGGCATTTCGTTGTTCAGGATTCAAGCAAATTGGTGCATAGATGTTGTACACATCGAGATCTCCCCACTCATCCCAGGCTTTGCGTATAATCTTTAGGCACATTTCAGATTCATTTGGAAAGTTGCAGTATTTCAATATGGCATCATGAGTTGCATCTGAATTAATAGCATGAGTCCACCAATGATCATACATTCCTTGCAAACTTGTTTCATCATCAATCCATGCATTTCCAATCTGCATATGTTTCAACATCAGTTATCATAAGATGATAAAAAATAGAAGTTCTTAGAACATGTTTGATAATGAAGAAAGTGCATTTACAGCGATCCCTTTCATATTGATGATggtttgatttgttattttgttGTTAATAAGAATCTTGTATGCAAGTTGAGGAACATAATGCCCAGCAAAACTTTCACCAGTAATGTAAAAGTCACGAGTTTTGTACTGAGGGAATCTCTCGAGCCAATTAACAAGAAATATGTAATTATCATCTGCAGTGGTCTTGTCACCAGAATGATCATAATCCGAAGTTGTATTTGAATACGAGAAGCCCACTCCAGCAGGGGATTCCAGAAACAGGATATTTGCAACTgcacatattttttgtttatactaTTAATGCATGTAATCTAGTAAGGATATAGAACACGGGGAATATAATAAGATCTAACCGTTGCTCCATGCATAATCGTTCGTGAAGAGGTTTTTTCCATCACTATTGATTCTGAAGGGTCCTAGTTCTGTCATGGCTCCGATCATGGAAGAGCACCCTGGACCTATTAAACGTCACCAATTTAAGTTATCTGACAATGTAAAGGATTGTGcccatataactatataagctCAGGTTCTATTAGTgatggaaaatgaaaattcgATCAAATGAAAATATACCTCCATTTAGCCACAAAACCAATGGTTTAGTGGAAGAATCAGTGGGAGACTCGACAAAATAATAGAAAACAGCCCTCCCTGCATTTTGATTAACCGTCACATATCCTGAGTACTGATTCAAATTAACGCCTGCAGGCTGGCCCGGCAAGGCATTAATCTTGTCAAGCTGTGCTAAACCATCTTGTTGTGCAATGTAAACAGGGGAATACTGATGAGTAGTTTCATCTGAAACGGACCATGCATTAGGAACAGGTGAGCTTTTAGATCTTTTTGAATTTAGCAACTTAAAAAGTCTGTTTGCCTGGATATCGGCATTGCTTAAACTGAACAAAGCCAAAAGGCAAAAGGTTGTTATAAGCTTATTCATCCTGTATTTGGTACTTTAGAAATTTGTTCAATGACTTCTATATATAGCAGACAAGATTGTTTTATCTCATACTGATAGATTGAAACTTACATGCAGAAAACGTTAAGTCCAACTGTTTTATCTCCGACTGATAGATTGAAACGGACATCCAAGAAACGACTTACTAATCTTAATGAGCCTGCAGCTCTCATAAGTATCTTTGACACTTTCATGTTTGTCAAGTGAAAGATGctattacttttataagaaaacaaacaaagtAACAAAAGAGCTCTAGCCATACATGATTAGAAAATGTTAATACTTGAAAAAGTTCAGTTTGCAATTAATGAAAAATCGAACAGAATAAGTTAAGTTCCTTGTTTTACTTGGTTGGATCTAATGACTTTTATATTGTAAATATGAAACCATCCAAACCATCCAGAACAAGACTACACATCATCCGGAACTCTACTTAAGTAGATCGTCAAAGAAAATTTGTTGTACTAATTCATGTTTAGCAAAATATCCTTGTATATGAATCAAAAAactatttttgataatttagcatatttacaattttacaaataaaaggATAAGTTGGAATCTTATAATTGAAAAAATCTTCCTATAACTATAAAGATAAATTAGATTTAGATTATATACTTGATATATGCACCCGTATCAAATATACGGTATATTAACGATGTTCAAGATAAAATGAATTATTTCGTTTTACATATATGTAACTAAATGTATGTGATGAACTTATAGATCTTAGTTGCTAGAAGTATATGACCGATCAAAAAGTTGCAAACCCTCAATGTGACAGTGGACATGACAACTTATGGTTGGAACATATCCTCGAGTACaaaatctcttcttcttcatcatcattttcaggCTAAAATACTTTTTTTGATCAAACATGGAAtgaatttaaacatatatacgaTGAATTAAAACACCTAAGCTCAATTTCAGCTAGCAAACAAACACCGATTTTCACAAACGATACCGATTTTCACAACCGATTTTCATCAAATAGATTTTGTgcaatatatcaaaataagaaaaaatcaaTTCTAGTCACAATTGCTAACTCATCCAAGCAGAAGTATCAACAACCAAATAGAAAAATTTCATTCAACAATCAACTCAATGTATTAACAACCTACTGAATCCGCATAAAAATACTTCAAATCAGTCCAAGAAAGTTTTAAAGAAATAATTTACCTCTGTCCCACTAAACTTGTccactttttaaatatttcaaagtcaaactttaccaATTTTGACCATAAAGAGTTTTATTTGTGTGTTATAATAAATGATGAAAGCTATACCAATGAAGCATACATCTAAGACACATACAATTCATGTAACTTTcatgaaatattatataaaacatataaaaatatttatggttaaaaattgtaaagtttgactttgaaattttaaaagtggacaagttTAGTGGTATCGGAGGGTATATCACAAAAGCATAGGGAAACACTTCTATCCAATCTATAACAAATCACGACTAAAATTTGGAAAAGGATATTGACGGATTGCAAAAGTTAAAATGTAAGAAATGAAATCAAACTCAGAATCCAATGCGTGTTGTGTGTGAAAATGACAGTTGCACGGGGGATTAGAGACAAAATGTGATATGGAGAAGATATTACAATTAACCAAACGTTATCACGTTTATTATTTGAAGTGAGAAACTGGTAACAATATAAATGAACTGAGCGGGTTGAACTGGTCCAGAATTCGGTTAGTCTGTTAGTGGTCTTGTTCTGTTTTATCAGGGAGTACAGAGCTTTAATTCC
This genomic window contains:
- the LOC122601391 gene encoding serine carboxypeptidase 1-like gives rise to the protein MKVSKILMRAAGSLRLVSRFLDVRFNLSVGDKTVGLNVFCILSNADIQANRLFKLLNSKRSKSSPVPNAWSVSDETTHQYSPVYIAQQDGLAQLDKINALPGQPAGVNLNQYSGYVTVNQNAGRAVFYYFVESPTDSSTKPLVLWLNGGIFSFDRIFIFHH